Sequence from the bacterium genome:
GTTAAGAACCCTTCTGTCGTTTCTGCTATTAATTCTCTTGTAAAAAGTGGATATGTAAAACATAAAAAATATAGTTATGTGGAATTGACACAAAAAGGTAAAGAATCAGCCGAGGCAGTCCACAAAAAACATAAAACAATTGCAAAATTTCTGAAAAATGTCTTAAAAGTAGATGAAACAACCGCCAGAAAAGATGCCTGCAGGATAGAACATATTATTAGTCCTCGGACATATAAAAAAATCATCTCTGTCTGCAATAGATTAGACGACTGAAAAATTCATAGAAATCCTGTTAAAAAAGTCCTACTACCTTTCCATCCTTATCTATATCAACCTTTGTTCCGGCAGGGACTGTTGGCAGACCTGGCATTGTCTTCATCTCACCACATAAAGGATATACAAAACCAGCACCTGCTGAAAGACGAATATCTCTTACAGGAAGTGTAAAACCTGTTGGTCTTCCTTTAAGTGCCGGGTCATGTGAAAGAGAAAGGTGTGTCTTTGCCATGCAAACAGGAAGATTTCCAAATCCCCATTCAGTGTAGGTGCTGATTTTTTCCTCTGCCAGTGGTGAGTATTCAACCCTTTCTGCTCCATATATTTTTATAGCAATCGCCTCTATCTTCTGTTTAAGTGACCACTCATCTGGATAAAGGAATCTGAAACTGTTTGGTTTTTCACATTGTTTTATCACCTTCTCTGCAAGAGAAAGCCCACCTTCTCCACCTTTCTCCCAGACCTCGCTTATATCAACATCATCTGCTCCTGCCTTCAAAGCAATCTCTTTAAGCGTCTCTATCTCTCTATCCGTATCTGTTGTAAATCTGTTGATTGCTACAACCACAGGAACACCAAAAAGTTTTGCATTTTCTATTTGTTTAACCAGATTTCCACTTCCTTCTATAAGTGCAGATATATTTTCTGCAACAAGCCCTTTATCAAGTGGTTTTCCGGGAACAACCTTATACCTTCCACTGTGCATCTTAATTGCTCTGACAGTACATACCACAACAACACAATCCGGCTTCAACCCACTATATCTGCACTTGATATTCATAAATTTTTCCATTCCACAATCCGCACCAAATCCACTTTCAGTTACCACATAGTCAGCGAGTTTTAAAGCAATCCTATCTGCTATAATAGAACTATTCCCATGGGCAATATTGGCAAACGGTCCTGCATGGACAAAAACAGGTGTATGTTCAAGTGTCTGCATAAGTGTTGGTTTTATTGCATCTTTTAGAAGTACAGTCATAGCACCTGCTGCTTTTAGGTCTTCAGCAGTTACTGGCTTTTTCTTACTATTGTTCCCTATCACAATCCTTCCCAGCCGTTTTCTTAAATCAAATAATCCTTCTGTAAGTGCTAAAATCGCCATTACCTCTGATGCAACTGTTATATCAAACCCCGTCTCCCTCGGCACACCATGTTCTTTTCCTCCAAGACCTATTAATATGTTTCTCAACGCTCTATCAGAAACATCCACTACCCTTCGCCATGTTATAGAAAATGGGTCTATATCAAGAGGGTTCTTTTTAAG
This genomic interval carries:
- a CDS encoding metal-dependent transcriptional regulator; this translates as MLTSTLEDYLEAIVILEKEKGKVRIKDIGALLKVKNPSVVSAINSLVKSGYVKHKKYSYVELTQKGKESAEAVHKKHKTIAKFLKNVLKVDETTARKDACRIEHIISPRTYKKIISVCNRLDD
- a CDS encoding formate--tetrahydrofolate ligase, with product MLSDLEIAQRAKILPITEIAEKTGIDSKFLELYGNYKAKVSTDILESIKNNKSGKYIDVTAITPTPLGEGKTVTTIGLSQAIGKLKKKVFTCIRQPSLGPVFGIKGGAAGGGYSQVIPMEDFNLHLTGDVHAVGIAHNLLSAFIDNSLLKKNPLDIDPFSITWRRVVDVSDRALRNILIGLGGKEHGVPRETGFDITVASEVMAILALTEGLFDLRKRLGRIVIGNNSKKKPVTAEDLKAAGAMTVLLKDAIKPTLMQTLEHTPVFVHAGPFANIAHGNSSIIADRIALKLADYVVTESGFGADCGMEKFMNIKCRYSGLKPDCVVVVCTVRAIKMHSGRYKVVPGKPLDKGLVAENISALIEGSGNLVKQIENAKLFGVPVVVAINRFTTDTDREIETLKEIALKAGADDVDISEVWEKGGEGGLSLAEKVIKQCEKPNSFRFLYPDEWSLKQKIEAIAIKIYGAERVEYSPLAEEKISTYTEWGFGNLPVCMAKTHLSLSHDPALKGRPTGFTLPVRDIRLSAGAGFVYPLCGEMKTMPGLPTVPAGTKVDIDKDGKVVGLF